The Mustela lutreola isolate mMusLut2 chromosome 3, mMusLut2.pri, whole genome shotgun sequence genome includes a region encoding these proteins:
- the CATIP gene encoding ciliogenesis-associated TTC17-interacting protein isoform X3 yields the protein MSSKLQSTVPKAKDHQPSAEESLPAPKANAEAIHFLSTLGYLSWKLHVMEHHSQEFIKFRVLPMERKMTLVKQDDQLTMTRSVKEGEEVKTEVTFIPGSSTMGFISEAANLVLLRVMAWRQTVPSNARFLALDTEGKLCYSTYQGLGFQKIQVDRQQVEVFIVEQTVHSVKGIPNSCQFYLLSDGHLAKRIQVGSPGYCLVTQMPILKEKDEMEPRPVFEKKPLVWVEDMELYSRFVDRKEELRLSHSSYLRQHPEAQALISDFLLFLLLRQPEDVVTFAAEYFGPFAKRHPPTPALRSSHRPSPFRSLDPRDLFH from the exons ATGTCCTCTAAACTTCAATCCACAG tCCCCAAAGCCAAGGACCATCAGCCCTCAGCTGAAGAGAGTCTGCCAGCCCCAAAGGCCAATGCTGAAGCCATCCACTTCCTCAGCACCCTCG GCTACCTCTCATGGAAACTGCATGTCATGGAGCATCATAGTCAAGAGTTCATCAAG TTCCGTGTCCTCCCCATGGAGAGGAAGATGACTTTGGTGAAGCAGGATGACCAGCTGACCATGACCAGAAGTGTCAAGGAGGGGGAG GAAGTCAAGACCGAAGTGACTTTTATCCCAGGGAGCTCAACCATGGGCTTCATCTCCGAGGCTGCCAACCTGGTGTTGCTGAGGGTGATGGCCTGGCGGCAGACGGTGCCCAGCAACGCCCGTTTCCTGGCCTTGGACACGGAGGGCAAACTCTGCTACTCCACTTAC CAAGGGCTGGGCTTCCAGAAGATCCAGGTGGACCGCCAGCAGGTAGAGGTGTTCATCGTGGAGCAGACGGTCCACTCAGTGAAAGGCATCCCCAATTCCTGCCAGTTCTATCTGCTGTCGGATGG GCACCTGGCCAAGAGAATCCAGGTGGGTTCCCCGGGGTACTGCCTGGTCACCCAGATGCCTATCTTGAAGGAGAAGG ATGAGATGGAGCCTCGCCCCGTATTTGAGAAGAAGCCCCTGGTGTGGGTGGAGGATATGGAGCTCTACTCGAGGTTCGTGGACCGGAAG GAGGAGCTCCGTCTCAGCCACAGCAGCTATCTGCGACAGCACCCCGAGGCCCAGGCGCTCATCTCAGACTTCCTGCTCTTCCTGTTGCTGCGCCAGCCCGAAGACGTGGTCACCTTCGCCGCGGAGTACTTCGGCCCCTTCGCGAAGCGccaccccccgacccccgccTTGCGCTCCTCCCACCGGCCCAGCCCCTTCCGCTCGCTGGACCCCCGGGACCTCTTCCACTAG
- the CATIP gene encoding ciliogenesis-associated TTC17-interacting protein isoform X1, giving the protein MSSKLQSTVPKAKDHQPSAEESLPAPKANAEAIHFLSTLEQEELQMLLFSETLAMVSDTGEPQGELTIEVQRRQNKDEFGVMSHCLFVQAFSRGFMDKILCGNSLLGYLSWKLHVMEHHSQEFIKFRVLPMERKMTLVKQDDQLTMTRSVKEGEEVKTEVTFIPGSSTMGFISEAANLVLLRVMAWRQTVPSNARFLALDTEGKLCYSTYQGLGFQKIQVDRQQVEVFIVEQTVHSVKGIPNSCQFYLLSDGHLAKRIQVGSPGYCLVTQMPILKEKDEMEPRPVFEKKPLVWVEDMELYSRFVDRKEELRLSHSSYLRQHPEAQALISDFLLFLLLRQPEDVVTFAAEYFGPFAKRHPPTPALRSSHRPSPFRSLDPRDLFH; this is encoded by the exons ATGTCCTCTAAACTTCAATCCACAG tCCCCAAAGCCAAGGACCATCAGCCCTCAGCTGAAGAGAGTCTGCCAGCCCCAAAGGCCAATGCTGAAGCCATCCACTTCCTCAGCACCCTCG agcaggaggagctgcagaTGCTGCTGTTCTCTGAGACTCTGGCCATGGTCTCGGACACGGGGGAGCCTCAGGGAGAGCTGACCATTGAGGTGCAGAGACGGCAAAACAAAGATGAATTTGGAGTGATGTCACACTGCCTCTTCGTGCAAGCCTTTAGCCGTGGCTTCATGGACAAGATACTCTGCGGAAACTCCCTCCTGG GCTACCTCTCATGGAAACTGCATGTCATGGAGCATCATAGTCAAGAGTTCATCAAG TTCCGTGTCCTCCCCATGGAGAGGAAGATGACTTTGGTGAAGCAGGATGACCAGCTGACCATGACCAGAAGTGTCAAGGAGGGGGAG GAAGTCAAGACCGAAGTGACTTTTATCCCAGGGAGCTCAACCATGGGCTTCATCTCCGAGGCTGCCAACCTGGTGTTGCTGAGGGTGATGGCCTGGCGGCAGACGGTGCCCAGCAACGCCCGTTTCCTGGCCTTGGACACGGAGGGCAAACTCTGCTACTCCACTTAC CAAGGGCTGGGCTTCCAGAAGATCCAGGTGGACCGCCAGCAGGTAGAGGTGTTCATCGTGGAGCAGACGGTCCACTCAGTGAAAGGCATCCCCAATTCCTGCCAGTTCTATCTGCTGTCGGATGG GCACCTGGCCAAGAGAATCCAGGTGGGTTCCCCGGGGTACTGCCTGGTCACCCAGATGCCTATCTTGAAGGAGAAGG ATGAGATGGAGCCTCGCCCCGTATTTGAGAAGAAGCCCCTGGTGTGGGTGGAGGATATGGAGCTCTACTCGAGGTTCGTGGACCGGAAG GAGGAGCTCCGTCTCAGCCACAGCAGCTATCTGCGACAGCACCCCGAGGCCCAGGCGCTCATCTCAGACTTCCTGCTCTTCCTGTTGCTGCGCCAGCCCGAAGACGTGGTCACCTTCGCCGCGGAGTACTTCGGCCCCTTCGCGAAGCGccaccccccgacccccgccTTGCGCTCCTCCCACCGGCCCAGCCCCTTCCGCTCGCTGGACCCCCGGGACCTCTTCCACTAG
- the CATIP gene encoding ciliogenesis-associated TTC17-interacting protein isoform X2, with translation MLKPSTSSAPSEELQMLLFSETLAMVSDTGEPQGELTIEVQRRQNKDEFGVMSHCLFVQAFSRGFMDKILCGNSLLGYLSWKLHVMEHHSQEFIKFRVLPMERKMTLVKQDDQLTMTRSVKEGEEVKTEVTFIPGSSTMGFISEAANLVLLRVMAWRQTVPSNARFLALDTEGKLCYSTYQGLGFQKIQVDRQQVEVFIVEQTVHSVKGIPNSCQFYLLSDGHLAKRIQVGSPGYCLVTQMPILKEKDEMEPRPVFEKKPLVWVEDMELYSRFVDRKEELRLSHSSYLRQHPEAQALISDFLLFLLLRQPEDVVTFAAEYFGPFAKRHPPTPALRSSHRPSPFRSLDPRDLFH, from the exons ATGCTGAAGCCATCCACTTCCTCAGCACCCTCG gaggagctgcagaTGCTGCTGTTCTCTGAGACTCTGGCCATGGTCTCGGACACGGGGGAGCCTCAGGGAGAGCTGACCATTGAGGTGCAGAGACGGCAAAACAAAGATGAATTTGGAGTGATGTCACACTGCCTCTTCGTGCAAGCCTTTAGCCGTGGCTTCATGGACAAGATACTCTGCGGAAACTCCCTCCTGG GCTACCTCTCATGGAAACTGCATGTCATGGAGCATCATAGTCAAGAGTTCATCAAG TTCCGTGTCCTCCCCATGGAGAGGAAGATGACTTTGGTGAAGCAGGATGACCAGCTGACCATGACCAGAAGTGTCAAGGAGGGGGAG GAAGTCAAGACCGAAGTGACTTTTATCCCAGGGAGCTCAACCATGGGCTTCATCTCCGAGGCTGCCAACCTGGTGTTGCTGAGGGTGATGGCCTGGCGGCAGACGGTGCCCAGCAACGCCCGTTTCCTGGCCTTGGACACGGAGGGCAAACTCTGCTACTCCACTTAC CAAGGGCTGGGCTTCCAGAAGATCCAGGTGGACCGCCAGCAGGTAGAGGTGTTCATCGTGGAGCAGACGGTCCACTCAGTGAAAGGCATCCCCAATTCCTGCCAGTTCTATCTGCTGTCGGATGG GCACCTGGCCAAGAGAATCCAGGTGGGTTCCCCGGGGTACTGCCTGGTCACCCAGATGCCTATCTTGAAGGAGAAGG ATGAGATGGAGCCTCGCCCCGTATTTGAGAAGAAGCCCCTGGTGTGGGTGGAGGATATGGAGCTCTACTCGAGGTTCGTGGACCGGAAG GAGGAGCTCCGTCTCAGCCACAGCAGCTATCTGCGACAGCACCCCGAGGCCCAGGCGCTCATCTCAGACTTCCTGCTCTTCCTGTTGCTGCGCCAGCCCGAAGACGTGGTCACCTTCGCCGCGGAGTACTTCGGCCCCTTCGCGAAGCGccaccccccgacccccgccTTGCGCTCCTCCCACCGGCCCAGCCCCTTCCGCTCGCTGGACCCCCGGGACCTCTTCCACTAG